The genomic stretch CCCGCGCTGTGATTTCGCCGCCCTCGGGCGGCACGGGCATGCTGGCCGGCCTGTTGGGCGGCCTGCCCATGGGCGACATGCTGGGGGACTTGACCGGCCAGGGCCTGGAAGGCGCCGGCGGCGAGTACTTCGTGGCCCTGCTGGGCAGCCGCCAGGTCCACGAGGAGCTGATCCGCACCTTCGACCTGCGTGCGCACTATAAAATGAAGCGCGCCAAGATCGAGGACATCCTCAAGGTGGTGGGGCGCAAGGTCATGGCGGAGCTGGACTTCGAGAGCGGCATGATCGTGCTGACGGTCCACGACAAGGACCCTGTCCTGGCCTTCAAGATGGCCCAATGGCTGATCCAGCGGCTGGAGTCGCTGAACCTGGAGCTGAAAACCCGCAAGGCGCGCAACAATCGCAGCTTCGCGGAGATGGAAGTGCGGCTGATCCGCGCCGAGGTGGATTCGCTGGAGCGGGCCATGCTGGTCTTCCAGAAGTCCAGCCGCGTGCTGGAGCCCGAAGTCCAGGGCCAGGCCATTTTGGGCAAGTACGCCGAGATCAAGGCCCGCGAAGCCATCCTGGAGCTGGAGCTGCGGATGGCCCGCCAGAATTATGGCCCCGCCCATCCCGAGGTGCAGCAGGCCGAGCAGG from Candidatus Delongbacteria bacterium encodes the following:
- a CDS encoding Wzz/FepE/Etk N-terminal domain-containing protein, with the translated sequence MHTPATAPSPLLRFLLLMAARKRLVISMVLITAVLTAVYSLLMNKTYESRAVISPPSGGTGMLAGLLGGLPMGDMLGDLTGQGLEGAGGEYFVALLGSRQVHEELIRTFDLRAHYKMKRAKIEDILKVVGRKVMAELDFESGMIVLTVHDKDPVLAFKMAQWLIQRLESLNLELKTRKARNNRSFAEMEVRLIRAEVDSLERAMLVFQKSSRVLEPEVQGQAILGKYAEIKAREAILELELRMARQNYGPAHPEVQQAEQALSTIRSQLKESWERGDSDLFLAINELPSATMEFLRFKRELEIANKKLLFMLPQLEQAKLDEVNDNPVLEVLDPPVLAEKKLKPRRSIMVLAAALVALLLSGVLVLFLDRREQDPEFAAHLDELARSLWSRRKGA